The Spirochaetales bacterium genome segment GGCGGAAGTTCGGGCGGGTCCGCGGCGGCCGTTGCCTCGCGTATGGCCCCCGCCGCACTGGGAACGGAAACCGGCGGTTCCGTCAGGCTGCCCGCCGCATTTTGCGGCGTATACGGGCTGAAGCCATCGTACGGCACCCTGTCGCGTTACGGGGTTGTCGCCTTCGGATCGTCGCTCGATCAGATCGGTATGCTTGCGCGTTCGCCTGATGATATCGCCCTGCTGCTCGCCTCGTGCAGCGGCGCGGACCGTCATGACGCGACATCGGAGGAAAGCGGTCTGGAAGAAATTCTCCCCTTGCGGCCGAAGGAGATCGGGGGGGTGCGGGCCGCCCTTCCCGAGGAGTTTTTCGGTGAGGGGATCGACCCTGAAATCAAGGAGAAGGTGAAAGCCTTCGCCTCATACCTCGAACGGAACGGCGCGGTCGTGGAGCCGCTTTCTCTCCCCATTCTGAAAAGCGCCGTCGCAATGTACTACATTATCGCACCCGCAGAGGCGTCTTCGAACCTGGCACGCTATGACGGCATCCGTTACGGATTCAGATCCGATGATGCCGTTACCCTCGAAGATCTCTACACATCTTCACGGAGTAAGGGTTTTGGAAAGGAAGTGAAGCGGAGAATCTTTCTGGGGAATTATGTGCTTTCTTCCGGATATTACGATGCCTACTATAAAAAGGCGCAGCAGGTACGGACGATTCTCTGTTCCGGACTCGCCGGTGTCTTCGATACATACGATATCATCGTCTCACCCACATCTCCCTGTACTCCGTTCAGAATCGGGGAAAAGGTCGACGATCCCCTGTCCATGTACCTCACCGATATCTGCACGACCTTCGTCAACCTCGCGCTTCTTCCCTCTCTCTCGGTTCCATGCGGGAAAACCCGTGCGGGGCTTCCGGTGGGCGTTCAGATCGTCGGGAAACGGTTTTCGGAAGCGCTTCTCCTTGGTATTGCCAAAACCTATCATGAATCGGGAGGGACCTGATGACCTTTGACGTGGTAATCGGGTGTGAAGTCCATGTTCAGCTTTTCACCGAAACAAAAGCCTTTTGCGGCTGCGGGAACACCTTCGGGGGCGTCCCGAACTCACGGGTCTGCCCGGTGTGTGCCGGTCTTCCCGGCGCGCTTCCGAGCCCGAACGCCAGGATGATCGAATATGCCGTACGCGCGGGCCTCGTCCTTAATTGTTCGATCGCCGGACTGACGAAATTCGACCGGAAGAATTACATGTATCCCGATCTTCCGAAGGGATACCAGATTTCTCAATTCGATATGCCGATCTGCTTCGACGGATTCCTCGATATTGAAGGAGAATGGGGAAGCAGGAAAATAGGGATCATTCGCGCACACCTCGAAGAGGATGCCGGGAAAAATCTACATTCTGAAGACGGTGCCGGCCTCAGTTACGTGGACCTTAACAGGTGCGGGACGCCCCTTCTCGAGATCGTTTCCGAACCGGATATGCGCAGTCCCGAAGAGGCGGTGGCCTATGTGCAGGAGATAAGGGAACTCATGGAATGGATCGGTGTGTCCGACTGTAATATGGAAGAAGGATCCCTCCGGTGCGACGCAAATATCAATCTCTGGATATACGAAGGAGAGAAGAAATACGCCACACCGATTACCGAGGTAAAAAACGTAAACTCCTTCCGGGCACTAAGGGCGGCCCTGCACTTTGAGGTCAAGCGCCAGCGCGCGGAATGGGAGGAAAAGCGGCTTACCCTTGAGGAGGTCGGAAAGGTAACGAGGGGATGGCATGAAGCCTCGGGGACCACGATTCTTCAACGGCACAAGGAAGAAGCATCCGAATACCGCTATTTCCCGGAACCGGATCTCAAACCGATTCTCGTTTCAAAAGCCCTGGTCGAGGAATTGAAAGCCGGTCTGCCCGAACTTCCCGCACGAACGAGAAACAGGTTCGTCACCGACTACGGCATTACAATGGAAGATGCCGTGCAATTGACCTCGAGCAGGGCCATGTCCTGTTATTTCGAAGATGCCTGCCGTGAATATGACGGTGAACCAAAGAAAATAGCCAATTGGATTTTGACCGAGGTCAACGGTATCTGTAATCAGAAAAATATCGGTATTGCGGAATTCCCCGTTCCGCCTTCCGGGATTCGTGAGCTTCTGGCAATGACCGATTCGGGCAGGATAAGCGGCAGGATCGCCAAATCGGTATTCGCTGAAATGGCTGAAACGGGAGCGGCGGCGGTGGAAATCGTGGAAAAAAATGGGCTTGCCCAGATTTCGGACAGGTCGACGCTCGAAGGGATCGTCCGTGAGGTAATTGCCGGGCACCCGAAGTCGGTCGAGGATTACAGAAACGGAAAATCGAATACCATCCGTTTTCTTGTCGGCCAGGTAATGAAGAAAACGGGGGGAAAAGCCAATCCCGGCATGGTCAATGAAATCCTCGAGGAAAAACTAAA includes the following:
- the gatA gene encoding Asp-tRNA(Asn)/Glu-tRNA(Gln) amidotransferase subunit GatA gives rise to the protein MTLTELKAAMERGDLSAKDAVAAFRDEYLEDCKHPQPLNCYIEFFDDALAKAEKADAARAKGEGGGLCGLPLAVKDNILVEGKPLTCASGVLKGFTAPYSATVVDRLVSDGMIVTGRTNMDEFGMGSSCEYSIYGPTRNPVDRELTPGGSSGGSAAAVASRMAPAALGTETGGSVRLPAAFCGVYGLKPSYGTLSRYGVVAFGSSLDQIGMLARSPDDIALLLASCSGADRHDATSEESGLEEILPLRPKEIGGVRAALPEEFFGEGIDPEIKEKVKAFASYLERNGAVVEPLSLPILKSAVAMYYIIAPAEASSNLARYDGIRYGFRSDDAVTLEDLYTSSRSKGFGKEVKRRIFLGNYVLSSGYYDAYYKKAQQVRTILCSGLAGVFDTYDIIVSPTSPCTPFRIGEKVDDPLSMYLTDICTTFVNLALLPSLSVPCGKTRAGLPVGVQIVGKRFSEALLLGIAKTYHESGGT
- the gatB gene encoding Asp-tRNA(Asn)/Glu-tRNA(Gln) amidotransferase subunit GatB encodes the protein MTFDVVIGCEVHVQLFTETKAFCGCGNTFGGVPNSRVCPVCAGLPGALPSPNARMIEYAVRAGLVLNCSIAGLTKFDRKNYMYPDLPKGYQISQFDMPICFDGFLDIEGEWGSRKIGIIRAHLEEDAGKNLHSEDGAGLSYVDLNRCGTPLLEIVSEPDMRSPEEAVAYVQEIRELMEWIGVSDCNMEEGSLRCDANINLWIYEGEKKYATPITEVKNVNSFRALRAALHFEVKRQRAEWEEKRLTLEEVGKVTRGWHEASGTTILQRHKEEASEYRYFPEPDLKPILVSKALVEELKAGLPELPARTRNRFVTDYGITMEDAVQLTSSRAMSCYFEDACREYDGEPKKIANWILTEVNGICNQKNIGIAEFPVPPSGIRELLAMTDSGRISGRIAKSVFAEMAETGAAAVEIVEKNGLAQISDRSTLEGIVREVIAGHPKSVEDYRNGKSNTIRFLVGQVMKKTGGKANPGMVNEILEEKLKP